TCCCCTGCAGGGACGTGATCACCATCGACAAGGCCACAGGCAAGATCTCCAAGCTGGGACGCTCCTTCACACGGGCTCGCGACTATGACGCCATGGGCTCCCAGGTGGGCAGGGCTCCTGGGTCCCCTCGCTCAGGCACGAGCACATTTCTCTCTCCCCCCTGCCCCTGGCGTCTGCAGGGTCCAGACCCTCCTGTCATCCCAGCCCTGTGTCCCTGGCCTTCCTGGTGCCTCCCCATACCCTCCAGAACAGCCAGGGGTTTCTGGGGTCCTCCAGGAACCCCTGTATCCTTCAGTGCTCTGGGCTCCCCTAGTCTTTACCCCTCAGGCCTGGGGTTTCTGCATCACCCCCATCTGGATTCCTAGCTCCATTCCAGGGAGCCCGTCTCCCCTCGACAGCCCCCGGGGCCCCCGCTTCATGCTCTTTTCTGCCCTTGTCTACCCCGCCCCGGCCCCACAGACCAAGTTCGTGCAGTGCCCAGACGGGGAGCTGCAGAAGCGCAAGGAGGTGGTGCACACGGTGTCTCTCCACGAGATCGACGTCATCAACTCCCGCACCCAGGGCTTCCTGGCCCTCTTCTCAGGTGAGGCCCACCTGTGCCACCCCCGCCGGGAggctcccgccccgccccgccccgccgtgCACCAGGACGGCCTGGCGTTTCCCCTCTCCGCCATCCCTCTTTGCCGTCTTCCGCTCTTCTCCACCTGTGGTTTGGCTCGTCTCTCCCCGTCTGTTGCCTCTCTGGGACGTCTCTGAGTCCCCGGCCACTGTCATGTCACCACTCCAGCTCGCTCTCTGTGTCTCCGGCGTcctgtctctctctgccttcGTCCACTGCCCTCCCCGACCCCCGGCCCTGGATCCCTTCTCCTCTCTGACACCCTGCCTCCCACAGGCGACACAGGGGAGATCAAGTCCGAAGTCCGAGAGCAGATCAACGCCAAGGTGGCCGAGTGgcgggaggagggcaaggcagagATCATCCCCGGCGTGAGTACCCGGGCCAGGCCAGGTTGGGGGCGTGGGAGAAGAGAGGCGTGGGAGGTGGGCTTGATACCTGCCCAACGGCCCCCAGGTGCTGTTCATCGATGAGGTCCACATGCTGGACATTGAGAGCTTCTCCTTCCTCAACCGGGCCCTGGAGAGTGACATGGCGCCTGTCCTCATCATGGCTACCAACCGCGGCATCACCCGGTAAGCCCCGCTGGCCCCTGAGGAGGCCCCTGGGAGAACAGGGAGCAAGTCGCTTATGCCTCACTGCTGAATAGAAATAAAGGGAACGCAGCTTAGTATTTCTCTTGATCTAAGGATACAGTGGAAAAACCCCTGAGGCAGGAAGAGTACCAGATACCACAAAACTTGGGAACCTCTGCCGTAGGGTTTTGCTGTGCCCGGTTCTGCCTGCTGGGTCTTTCTCACCTCATCTTCAAAAGTCcacaggaagggagaaggaagcaggggACGAAGAGCTCACGAGAGCCGGGGGCCTGAAGGCTGCACCCAGCACAGCCTCTGCCCGGGGCTGCTCAGGGGCATGACTACGGCCTTTTGCCAGCTGAAGCACAGGGAAGAAAGGGGCGACTACCAGGGATAATGGGCAGGTTGTCCCTGGCTTTTGGCTCAGCCTTTCCTCAAAAGGAGCTCAGGAGCTAGATATCGTCTCAGCCCCATTCCGTTCCATTCCTCTTGCCGCCAAACACGTACTGcagggcctgtgggatcttagttcgccaaccagagatctaacccacgccccctgcgttggaagcttGGAgtattaatcactggaccaccagggaagccccttatcttactaattttattttttggccatgccgcacGGCTTGCcacatcttagtttcccaaccaggactcaaacctgtgccccctgcagtggaagcatggagtcctaaccactggcccacctaGGAATTCCCTCAGCCCTGTTTTCAAGATGGGGGATAGCGAGGCCTGGTGACTTGCCCTGGGTCACATGTGGAAGGCAGCAGGCTGGAGTTTGGTATCCAAATGAGCGTGTTTGTAGCAGCTGCAGGTCAGGCCATGGGATCAGGGGCATCACCTGTGAGAGGCTGCAAACCCAGTCACTCCTCATTATCCTGCAGATTCCATATTTGTGATTCTGCTTATTCGCTACAGATGATCTGTAGCTCCCAATCGATATTTGCCACACTCTGGCGGTCATTCATGGACATGTGCAGAGCAGGGAAAAATTGAATGGCCCACAGCAGACAGTCCAGGCGAGGGTCAAAGCAGGCAGTGCTCCGCCTCCTAGTTTGAGCTCACGAGCTATAATCAGGCGTCCTTTTCTTTGTCTACTTGTTGCCACAGGCGTCACACTGTGTGCTGTTTGTTCCAGATGATTTTGTGGTTTAAAATGGCCCCTAGGCGACTTTGCGGGCAGTCAAGTGGTTGGGAGTCCACACTTCCAAAGCAAGgagcaagggttcgatccctggttgggaaactaggattccacatgttgtgtggagcagccaaaaaattaaacaaattataaaatgtcCCCTAGCTGTCTAATGTCTTTGAGCACAGCAGGGATGGACCGTATAGAGAAAACAGTTGTTAGATAGCATCCGTCAGGCACAAGTTCAGAGGCTGTGGGGATGAGTTCAGCATGAAAAGTCAATAATATATACTGAATCgtgtgtctttaaacagaaacacctGAAACCAAGCTATCTGGTGGCCAAAAATTGTGACAGAGGCTGCCAAGAGCCTAGCCATGTGTTACTGTTTCCTCCATGGGCGGTGGTTCAGTACTTGCTAATTGAGTGATCGCCCCAGTCATAAATCACAGCTCCCACACATAACAGGAATCTGCTATTTCCTGGCACCCGCCACGTGCCTGACCTTGTGCTGGGCCAGGTGCAGTGAGGGTACAGAGTGGGCCCAGTCCCTCCCTTGTGGAGCTCTGGGTCCAGCAGAGGAGTGGGACCTTGATCCAGTAATCCCAGACCTAGATCTCTAGCTCAGACCAGCCTGGCTCTGGATGGGGAGCAACGCAGTCAGGGGGTGGCTACCACGTCAGGTGGTGACGCCAGCCCTAAGCTGAAGGCTCAGCGGTATTTGGCCCAGTGAGTGGGCTGTGGCGGAGagggcgggtggggtggggtgttctCAGTGTAGAGAGGGGAGAGCCGGGTTCTAGGAGCGTCACCCTGAtggccctcccttcctcctctgcagGATCCGCGGCACCAGCTACCAGAGCCCCCACGGCATCCCCATTGACCTGCTGGACCGTCTGCTCATCGTCTCCACCTCCCCCTACAGCGAGAAAGACACAAAGCAGATCCTTCGCATCCGGTGCGGGCGGGGCCCTCGGCCTTCCCAGGCAGGACCAGGCTGCCGGCCTGAGGGGCTGGTGTCCATCCTGCTTGATACGTGGGGACCACTGAGGTCTGCGGGGGAGGTCACTGGGCCTGCCAGAAGCAGGGCTGGGTGGGGCATCCTAGCAGTGGCCTCTGATGGGGGGCGGGGCTCTTTGGACAAGGGAGGGGCTGTGCGGGTGCCTGGCGCTGGGGAAAGAGCCCTGAAAGGGGGAGGCTCGGGAGGCCCGAGTTTGAGGTCCAGCTCCTGCCTCGGTGGCCTTTCTCACTCCGTGTTCTGGGCTTCCGAGGATTCTGACTCCTCATGGCTCCATCCCTGGCTGAacacccccgcccctccctgccCGCAGGTGCGAGGAAGAAGACGTGGAGATGAGTGAGGACGCCTACACGGTTCTGACCCGCATCGGGCTGGAGACCTCGCTGCGCTATGCCATCCAGCTCATCACGGCTGCCAGCCTGGTGTGCCGGAAACGCAAGGTGAGCCGCTGAGTCCACCCAGCGTCAGAGGAGTGAGTGGTCCACACGCTACTCCCAGGGCTTTCCCTGGGCGGTTGCATTTAGTCCCAGAACTTAAGTTTTCGAAGGCGGGAACTTCAGGCCCTTGGGTTTCTTTCTATGGCTCCCAGCCTGACACATGGGAGGTGCTGGGTAAATATCTGTTGGCTGCAGTTGATGCCATTaagtccattttacaggtgaagaaactgagggatGGAGCGGTGGGGTCCACAGCCAGGAGGTGGCCATGGTGGGACGTGACCTGGCTCCTGGGTAGGGCCCCCCTGAGGTCTCGTGTCCCCCATCAGGGCACCGAGGTGCAGGTGGACGACATCAAGCGGGTCTACTCTCTCTTCCTGGACGAGTCGCGCTCCACGCAATACATGAAGGAATACCAAGACGCCTTCCTCTTCAATGAGCTCAGTGAGTGTCCCCCACCGTGCCTGCcccggagagggaggagggagccctgGTCCTGCCTGCTGGGCCGTGCTGACCATGTGGCTTTCCTTCTCTCACAGAAGGTGAAACCATGGACACCTCCTGAGCTGATcacccttcccccccaccccacccccaccccccgtttTCTACTAGAGTTCTGACACTGTGACTTTGTATAAAATGGTTCTGAAACTGgacccattgtgtgtgtgtgtgtgtgcgcgtgcacaaATGGGTGCACACACCCAAGCCCCCAAAAAGACAACACCAGAGTGCAGTTTGAGAAGTCTTTATTGGGAAGGGAGGGGCGGAGCGTCTGCTGGCTTTGGGAGTTAGGGTGGGCATGGGAGGTTGAAGTGGGGCATCCTTAGAGGAAGAGGATGTCTGGGAGTGGGGGGTGGTCACAGGCCAAGGGTTGGGTTCTGGGACCCCCGCAGTCAGTGCTGCTGAGGCGGCAGGGCCCACAGTGACAGCTGAGGGCCACGGGGAAAGAGACCATTGGGTCCACGCCAGGTGGGCAGCCGGGGAGCCGAACGGAGGCGAAGCGCAGCTCGTGGTAGGTGCACACCCGCTGGGGCATGGGCGGCAGGATGACAGGCAGCACCCGCTTCTGGAGGGCGGGGAGCTTGAGTGTCTCCATGGGGCTGAGCTCTCCCCCGAGCTCCCCCACTGCACCCCACAGATCCCAGGGACCCTCTGTgctctccctcccacctgcccggCCCCTTCCCCAGGCGGCAGGCCACCCTTCCACCCCCACTGCCACTGCGGGTCTTCTGTGGGCCTAGCCCCGAGTAATTGCCTGGAGCTGGGTTGGTGGCACCCGCCTGCCCTCGGCAGCTCACCATGCTGGGGCAGTAGCCGGCGCAGATGCTGGTGGTGAAAGTGATACAGACAGGGCAGGCCTCCTTCTCAGCCGCCAGGGTGGCGTTGATGGGCTGGCACAGCGGCCGCAGTGGCCCCCTGGAAGCCCACACCCCGGCCACgcccagcagcagccacagcagcagtcCCTGGGACAAGGCCAGTGCCTCAGGGCCAGCCAgatcctcaccccacccccaagccctGCATGCGCACGTTCAGGGACCCAGCTCCTGTGCCTGCCACCTTCCATTCAAGGATTTCCTATCCCCAGGGACCCCAGACACCCCAACACCTCAGGCCCCACCTGCTGCCCTCCTCCCACCGTCAGGCCTACTGTTCTCCCCCCACTCTTCTAGAAAGAGGCCTCCTTTACCAGGTCCCCGGACTCTCCCACTTCCTGCCAGCTGTGGCCTGGATGGAGTCACAAGGGGCCCTACAGACTTACCTGGAGCATCTCCATCCTTGGTGCCTCCCCTGCTGTGTTTACCTAGTCTTATACCTGCAGGCTGTGGGGGCGGCAAGGCCACCGGGGGTGGCAGCATGGTGGGGTAACCTGGACACTAATCTCCCCGGGGGCGAGAGGCAGACAAGGTCAGGGAGAGGCAAGAGCGGCTCAACGGCGcatccctccccccactccctgAGCGGCTCCCGCACCACGAAGCAGAAGACACCCAAGGAGAAGGTGACTTCACAGACTCAATCCCCGGGTGCTAGGGAGGTCGTGGTGGGAGTACAAGAAATCGGATATTGGAGGCCCTCAGCTGTGCCGCTTGCCTTGTGAGCGCGCCTCTACCCATCACGAGGGGACCCGGCAGGGGCTGCAGCACCGCCCCTCTGACAAGTCTCCGATGATGATTGGCTGCTCCTCCGGCCAAAGCCTGAGTCCAACTTCTTAGGGGCGTAGCTTCAATATCGGATTCTGTGGCCAGAGATAGTGGGGGTCCACTCGGGCCGCCCCTCCAAAAAGGATTCAGTGGAATCCCACCTGCCCCATACTCGGGCCCCAAAAGCCAGGATGCCGGAACCAAACCCAGCAAAGAGGGTGATTTAGGCTCTTTAACTCATCGAGTAAGATAAGCTGTGCCCCTTCGGCCGCAGAAGTCCCGCCCCCGCAATTGAGTGGACGTTAGATTCGCCCCGCCCAAGGACCAAGATCTGGTCCGCCCCCAGATGGGCGGGGCCCCGCCCAGCGAGCCCCTAGTCGCGGTCTTCCAGGCTTGGCCCCGCCTTGTCTGGGGGGCGTGTGCAGGGCGGGGCTGGCTGGTCTGATTCAGACCAACGCTGGCTTCAAGCTGCCGTAGTTGGAGTTCTCGGTGCGGTAGGCATGAGGCACGCTGTAGATGCCTGACACCGGCTTCCAGTGGGGGCCGCCCCAGGGCAGCTCCAGCGGGCAGAAGCGGTCCAGCCGGCGGAGTGGATGCAGCGGGAGGTTGTAGGATTCCTGAGCCAGAGTCAGCGCCCCGCGGTGCGGCACGACGGGCATCACCCGGCAGCCGCGAGGCAAGCGGATTTTCGCCTGCTGGGGTGGTCGACAGGAGGACGGACAGGGCAGCTGCTTCTCGCTGTGGCCGCCTGCCTGGGGCGTCTCCCCGAAGTTTGAGGTCATCGAGTCCTTGCGAGGATAGCTTAACAACTCCTTCCTGTTGGGTTGGGGTGGAGGCAGGATGGGGAGGGCACAGCTGGATCCTCGAGGACACATTTGTAGGAGTCTGGGACCCTTTAGGAGGCTTGGGACTGGGGAATTATCCGAGGACTCAAACACCAAAAGAGGCCAGCCTTAGACCCTCAGGGCCATGCCCTCAGATCCGGAACTCCCTCATGGGCCCTCTGCGGGCTCCTAGTTCCTGAGAGTTGACACTAAGTAAACCAGAGTGCTAAAAGAGGTAGGGGCTGGGTCTAAATTTCTGGTTCTTGCCCGGGCAGGGACTGAAGGCCGAGACTACTGAGTCAGAGAGGGTCAGTCAACACCGGGGGGCTTGGCGTCCCGCCAGCCTCTGCGGGGGTTATGCAGGGGGACGGGGCCAAGAGAGGACGCAAGCTCACTTCGAATAGGGCCGAAAGTCCCGGGCCGAAGTGGTCAGATAGAGTTGATGGCGGTCCAGTATGCCCCGGTCAGAAATTGTGAAAGGCCGGCCGGCCAGCTCGGGGTTCTTGGTCCAAGGGATTAAAGCCTGAGAAAGATCGGGGGAGGAGGAATGAGCAAGAAAACTCATAATCCGTTCCATGCCCTGGGTGCCAGACTGAGAATTCCTCTTTCTTGGGTCTCAACAGCCCCTCTGAGCCAGGCCCTGATTACCCGCCCCCAGAATCAGAATCCTTGGTCAATTGCACGTCAGTGCACTtcaactcggagaaggcaatggcaccccactccagtactcttgcctggaaaatcccatggacagaggagcctggtgggctgcagtccatggggtcgctaagagtcggacatgactgagcgaattcactttcacttttcactttcatgcattggagaaggaaatggcaacccgctccagtgttcttgcctggagaatcccagggacggcagagcctggtgggctgccgtctacggggtcgcacagagtcggacacgactgaagcgacttagcagcagcagcacttcaaCTTCGCTCGCCAAGGCAAAACCCTTACTAGCCTCACCTCCAAAATCCAAGTATTCTGCCCGCCAAGTCCCCAGTCACTGAAAGAcctccctggctcctcccctAGATTGGTCGCGCCACTGGAATTCAGCAGAAACCATTCCTCCTTACCTTACCCTAAGAGGAGAAGCCAGCCCTTTCTCTGGTTATCAAACCCGCCTCAGGATATTCGAGCTCCGCCCACGAGTACTTTAGGCTGCGTAGCTCCGCCCCTAGTTCCTAGGCCCGCCCCAAGATTTACTAGACCTGCCTCAGAGCTGGGCTTTCGGGCTTGCAGTCCCTGCCTCCTCCTGGCTCCGCTTCTAAAGTGCCAAACCCCTCCCCTAGTCTATGCAACTTCAGATTCGGTCCCATTCTTTAGCCCCTGACTTAGAGTTTCTTCTGACCCGGCGCTAGGGTCTCAGCCGGGTTCCTAGCTTCTGAGGGGgggttccccccaccccaggcgcTCAAAGTTCTGCCAGATGCTGCCACTGCGGTTCTCTGCTACCTGGGAAGGGCCCCCTCGGTGGTGGTCCGCAAGCTCTAGGGGCTGGGGCCCGAAGTAGGAGGTGGGGCCCCGGTCCAGGTCGGGCCAGCCGCCGTACTGCGCCTTCGTCTCACTGCACTGGTCCTTGGTGATCAGAGGGAGACGCCGGCCGCGATGTCTGAGCTGAGAGAAGGCGAGGCGGGGACCCAGCGTGAGGGTGCACGGGATTCCAGTGCGGCCCCCAGCCCTGTCTACCCCGGACCTGGGCATCCCAGAACCTTACTTTTTCCCCTAAATCCTTGATCCCCACAGTCCGGGTGGGGTTCGCAGGTTCTGAGGTCTTGGGCTGGGCGTAGGGCCCTCCGTGGGTCTTAGGCACTAGAGCTGAGCCCGAGGTTGTCTCCCATCTGCTGATGACCTCGTCGAAAGCCCAGATATGCAAATCCTGCTTTGCGGCCGGGGGCAGGGGCTCCGCGACCGTGGACTGAGCAGAAGGTGCGGGCCGTCAGCTGAAAGGACTCAGGCGTCTGGTCAGCTCCCAGCCCTTTCCTCCCGCCAGTTCCAGGCATCTGGCTTAGCTGGCGCCTCCTCTCTCGGCCCCAGACCCTGAGACCCTCCCCCTTCAGTCAGACAGGAGTCGAAGCCCCAAATCGCCCTTTCTCTCAGCAAGTGTCTGAATCTCCAGGCTCCTTGAGTCTGGGACCCCAGTCTCCTCTTGGCCAAGAGGCTAAGGTCCTCTCACCTGCACAGTGGGCGGGGGGAAGGACACGGGCGGGATAAAGTGGTGGGCGACGCCACTGCTCGTGAGATGCCAGTTGGGCCAGGATCCAGGCACCTCggtcccagagatgggggacCACGGGGGACCGTAGCGCAGAGCTAGGGTCCGACCCGCCATGGTCCCACCCCTGCCCGGTAGCCTAGCAGGAGCAGGCTTGTTGTTGCTGTCGCCCCGGGTGACAGAACCCGCCCACCCTGAACGCAGCCAATGGAGGGCCTATTAGTGTGTGGCTGGATGGATAGAATAAGAGACTCAGGCATGGAGGAACCGGGATTTTGAGAGAGTGCAGAGACCCCCAAGAAGGGGACAAAAGCTCAGATAAATGGTGGGGGGAGACCCAGAGGGAGAGGAGGGTAAAAggcggggggagggaggggcataGAAATTCAGAGCTTAGAGTCTGAGACCCAGAGACCGGGCAGCAGAGAGCGAGGGACTGGGACCTGGGGGCGTGTCAGAGACCCAGAAATAGACAAACAGAGTGGAAGGAGGACAGAGTCACCCAGCACATCAGGGAATCCACGAGAAACACCCCCCCCCTTCCCTATAAGGTCCCAGCCTTCTTAGCTACCTCCTCCCTCTGCCAGGACAGCCCACCTCCAGCGGCAGAAGGaggatgggggtgagggggtgggtaaCGATTTCCAGACTTCCCCGGGGCTCGCCCTCCCTCCCTGTGTGTGCTGAAGGAGTCAGCATCGGCTTCGGCTTCGGCTGTCCTGCCTGCCTTTGATTTGGTTGAAAACTTCCACCTGGGTATGGGGGTGGGCGAAGAGGGAGGGATCCAGAGGGAAATACTTAGCAATAAAGAGGGGGATGTGGAAAGAGTTTTGATGAATGAGAAAAATACATACAAgagtgagggagagaaagagagctaGTGACCCAGAGATTATGGGACAAGAATTTAGACAGCAACAGCAAAGGAGGTGGCAGAAGAGAGCAGGAACCACAGACCTAGAACACAAGatgtagaaataaaagcaaaaatgtgtgtgcatgtgtgcgagtgtgcacatatgtgtgtctACGGAGTGGTAACATATGAATGGGTGTTCTGAAGGTGTGGGGTCTACCTCTGAGTTCTCTTGTCAGTTCCTCACTTTAAAACCCTTTTGATCAAAGCCTCTGCATCCTCAGTCCCCATTCTCTTCCCACCAACCCATTCTTCAGACAGGGAAAACTGAGGCTGCCTTCTGCAGCTGCCCCAGGATTCCACAGACCCCCTCATTCAGGCTTCTGGGAACACTTATCCCATTGGATTTTCCTGGCTCATTCTAGACTGATCAGTGTTGAAATCTCCCTTGATCTCAGCCAGGGGGCAGGCCAATTGGTTAAAACCTCACGTCCTACTCAAGCTGGACAATGATAAGGTCTATTTCTTTCTGAGTATATTGCAAAGGCTGGGACAGGGAAGGGGATGGAAACCTGACTCCAACTCCCCACCAAGGCCAAAATCTTAAGCATCCTGACCTCTGGTCATTCAACCTTGCTTGCACTCCTGTCATAGGTAGCTCACTACCTCAAAACAGAGCATTCTAAGCATTTGCCCCATCTGACCAAATAAAGTTTCTTATTTGAACCCCAGCTCCCAACTAGTTGCCTACATATTCCAGTTTTTATAATCCCCCCCAGTTTTATAATCCCCCCTAAGTATCCCCCTCCTTGTCACTCTCTTCAGGATGAGCAAAGTGATGTCCTTTGAGATCACATGGTCAGCAGCTTAGAAGCTGAGGAACTCCAATGGTCAAATCCACCAGAGTTGATCTGACAAGTTGTATTAGAGTTCATAAACAGTAGGCACTCAGGAAATATtggctatcatcatcatcatcttcgtTTTACCCTCAAGTTCATCCAGgagaactcctattcatccttcaaaaccccaTTTGGTTTCATCATCTGTCTTTCCCAGAATGAGCTCTCAAAACCAGAGCATTGTGATTTTGTGTGACCATTTGACAAGTTCCCAGACTGAGGCCTAGAGCAGCCAGGCTACTCCTGAGGTCCTTCAGCATCCAGTTCCTTCTTCCTCTACCTGCCCAGTTCCTGGGCCTGGGTCTCAGGCCCGGCCAGTCCGGCTGAGGAGCGTGCAGACACAGGCGGTGTCAATTCGAATCCATCGCCAGCCCACACGGCCCTGGGCATCAGTGGTCAATGCTCGCACATAGGACTGCTTGGCCTTACACTCAGACACCCAGTGCCTCCGGTCCACACCCCGGcagcctcctccacccccaccagggCCACCTTCCCCAGCACTGGCAGCCTTGCAGCGGGTTTCAAAGAAGTACTGGCGCAGGGGACTGCCGCCAGCTGCAGGCACCTCGCCCAGCACCTCCACCTCGCGCCCACGCAGGTCCACAGCAGTCCGGCGGTCTGTCACCCAGCCACTGACTGCATCACACACGGCCAGCTCTCCACGGCGACTGGCTGGTGCTGTCTCGCTCACCCCTCGCCGACTGCGGTTAGCTGGGCTGCTGGCTGGCTCCCCAAAGGCCCCAGACTCCAGCAGAAAGAGCAGAGGGGGCCCCGTAGGGGTACCCCTGGACAGGGCCACCCGGGGGGACAAGAGGTCCCACTCAGGGGCTGGAAatgggggcaggggtgagggtggggggtggggctccaTCGGGACACTGGGGAGGAGGAAAAgcaggaggatggggagggagcctgaggggtgggggagcatcTCGCTGAACACCTAAGGATAGACAGAGGGAAGCTAGAATTAGGATGATAACTTCGTGGGGGGACACATGGCAACTCCAGGGGCATCTGCATGACAGAACCACAGGTTCTAGAAGCTTGGAGGACCCCTATATTTTAGGACTTTGATAATGCCCAACCTCTAGATTAATCATAATTATTCTTCTATTAGTAATAATAGCCAATAAAGGGGGAAatacaggctcagagaggttagtaACTTGTACCAGGTCACATAGCCAGCAAATGCCAGAGGTGGGACTCCAAACATGTCCCAGCAACTCCACTCTGCCATTTTGCCTCCATAACCCCAAGGAACCCTAAGTCCTGCAGCCTGGATGAGGTTTGAAGTTCCAAAATTTCTGAGAACAGTCATGCCCTGGAATTccagggagacccaagttcagctTAAAACTGCCTGTAAGAAGGTAAGACACTTCTTCCCAGGTGAGGCTTCGGTTACCCTATCCATGAAATTGGGCCAGGGCTGG
The genomic region above belongs to Budorcas taxicolor isolate Tak-1 chromosome 18, Takin1.1, whole genome shotgun sequence and contains:
- the RUVBL2 gene encoding ruvB-like 2, with amino-acid sequence MATVTATTKVPEIRDVTRIERIGAHSHIRGLGLDDALEPRQASQGMVGQLAARRAAGVVLEMIREGKIAGRAVLIAGQPGTGKTAIAMGMAQALGPDTPFTAIAGSEIFSLEMSKTEALTQAFRRSIGVRIKEETEIIEGEVVEIQIDRPATGTGSKVGKLTLKTTEMETIYDLGTKMIESLTKDKVQAGDVITIDKATGKISKLGRSFTRARDYDAMGSQTKFVQCPDGELQKRKEVVHTVSLHEIDVINSRTQGFLALFSGDTGEIKSEVREQINAKVAEWREEGKAEIIPGVLFIDEVHMLDIESFSFLNRALESDMAPVLIMATNRGITRIRGTSYQSPHGIPIDLLDRLLIVSTSPYSEKDTKQILRIRCEEEDVEMSEDAYTVLTRIGLETSLRYAIQLITAASLVCRKRKGTEVQVDDIKRVYSLFLDESRSTQYMKEYQDAFLFNELKGETMDTS
- the LHB gene encoding lutropin subunit beta; translated protein: MEMLQGLLLWLLLGVAGVWASRGPLRPLCQPINATLAAEKEACPVCITFTTSICAGYCPSMKRVLPVILPPMPQRVCTYHELRFASVRLPGCPPGVDPMVSFPVALSCHCGPCRLSSTDCGGPRTQPLACDHPPLPDILFL
- the LOC128064001 gene encoding uncharacterized protein LOC128064001, coding for MAGRTLALRYGPPWSPISGTEVPGSWPNWHLTSSGVAHHFIPPVSFPPPTVQSTVAEPLPPAAKQDLHIWAFDEVISRWETTSGSALVPKTHGGPYAQPKTSEPANPTRTVGIKDLGEKLRHRGRRLPLITKDQCSETKAQYGGWPDLDRGPTSYFGPQPLELADHHRGGPSQALIPWTKNPELAGRPFTISDRGILDRHQLYLTTSARDFRPYSKKELLSYPRKDSMTSNFGETPQAGGHSEKQLPCPSSCRPPQQAKIRLPRGCRVMPVVPHRGALTLAQESYNLPLHPLRRLDRFCPLELPWGGPHWKPVSGIYSVPHAYRTENSNYGSLKPALV
- the NTF4 gene encoding neurotrophin-4 isoform X2 gives rise to the protein MLPHPSGSLPILLLFLLPSVPMEPHPPPSPLPPFPAPEWDLLSPRVALSRGTPTGPPLLFLLESGAFGEPASSPANRSRRGVSETAPASRRGELAVCDAVSGWVTDRRTAVDLRGREVEVLGEVPAAGGSPLRQYFFETRCKAASAGEGGPGGGGGGCRGVDRRHWVSECKAKQSYVRALTTDAQGRVGWRWIRIDTACVCTLLSRTGRA
- the NTF4 gene encoding neurotrophin-4 isoform X1, with the protein product MNSGQRHPRGEGRGGEKRAAPRERVFSEMLPHPSGSLPILLLFLLPSVPMEPHPPPSPLPPFPAPEWDLLSPRVALSRGTPTGPPLLFLLESGAFGEPASSPANRSRRGVSETAPASRRGELAVCDAVSGWVTDRRTAVDLRGREVEVLGEVPAAGGSPLRQYFFETRCKAASAGEGGPGGGGGGCRGVDRRHWVSECKAKQSYVRALTTDAQGRVGWRWIRIDTACVCTLLSRTGRA